Proteins encoded within one genomic window of Arachis ipaensis cultivar K30076 chromosome B08, Araip1.1, whole genome shotgun sequence:
- the LOC107610426 gene encoding extensin-like, whose product MRKKTVAHKPPRKKVYKLPTKPSTRFQDRTFTPFPSPPTSPPQSDPMSHTKNISRVPSSAKPTPPQREPPSKLGSSKPSVSKGKRPAAPEPASERTQPKSRSVPLRSQ is encoded by the coding sequence atgaggaagaaaactgtAGCTCACAAGCCTCCTCGTAAAAAGGTCTACAAGCTTCCTACAAAACCCTCAACTCGCTTCCAAGACAGAACATTCACTCCATTTCCCTCTCCTCCTACCTCACCTCCTCAGAGTGATCCAATGTCTCACACTAAAAATATCTCTAGGGTTCCATCTTCAGCCAAGCCAACGCCTCCTCAGAGGGAACCACCATCCAAACTTGGGTCGTCGAAGCCTAGCGTGTCGAAAGGGAAGCGACCAGCAGCACCCGAACCAGCCTCTGAGCGCACACAACCAAAGTCTAGGTCTGTTCCATTACGTTCTCAGTGA